The Gossypium hirsutum isolate 1008001.06 chromosome A13, Gossypium_hirsutum_v2.1, whole genome shotgun sequence nucleotide sequence aatgatataaagagataaagttagagaaaatgagggaaaattatttttaaacattcCAAATTTCCTATCTGTATTATCTATATAGAAATATTTAATACTTATTCTTTAAAAGAACATAGAAAAATAGAAACATTAAGTAAAATGGTTAGTTCTctattttctttatctttttcttttttaataattgagGGAGAGGAATATGGTTACTTGGGATCAAACCCAAACTCTCATCCCTATAATGTAATGTTTTTGTCACTAGATTAAGAGGTTGTTGGCACCTCTTTTGTTTCTTGACATAGCTTTATTGTTATAAGAGAAGacaaaattcagaaaataatttatttttacaacttgaattttgaaaataatttaaatgaattgaatctgaaaaaaaaattttggtatattttgcatttttagttaaaaaaaaaggCATTAGAGTCAATTTCACAAACCTTGATAATATCAATTTTGGATGTTCTTCAAATAGCAAGGAATTTGACTTGAACATATTACTAATTTAGTTTTGAGAAATACCGAAGAAGcatgtaataatttaattttttttatttcgttctgtttttaaattttctttatttcccTTACATATTAGTTCTTCAACAACTACACATTCGAGAtcttatttttctagaatttttatttttaaataattttgagttttagggtcaaattgacaaaaactataaaagttgaggactaaaattattattataccaaatAAAAAGTTCCATTGTTAGCCATTATGAGTTTGAATGGGCGGCGAGGTGCAGTGCGGttcgtttagcttactttttgtcttgtgctatagtatctaatcttaCCACCGCCATTGTTTTTATACTAACCACAAGTAAATGTACCGCCCATCCAAAATCACCCTTAATAAtcgagtaaatttttttttgaaaacgttAGTAACCAAGTTGTAGCTTTTTagttaactgatcaaacagaaaATTTACCCATAATTAAATGACTAATAATATAGTTTAtcgtatatattatttaaaataaaattttcttattgaaaaaatTCCAGACGAAAGAGTTTATAGTGTAACAAGTGAGAAACTTAATTAACACAAGTGAGAAACTTAATTAACTGACACAtcaaaattttgtaatattaaaatgaaaattaagacACACTATTAATGatactaaataatattttcatctatttttagaattagtttaattttattatttaaatttgaaatcaaTTCTATTAGATATATTTGCATTATTGATATCTCATTATTAGTGACTACTTTTATAATTTGTAAGTTTTTAATATTTGGTGTAACAATTTATTACTtctgtaaaaattttaatttccctTAGAACCAAAATCATTCTAATGTCaataataaatgtaaaaaaattgaaaataaacatatgttattgtgttttgatttttgatttatattatttgtgaaatgttataaacttttaaatattttttaaaaataattaaaaataattcaattagtACATACTACCAACTCATAAATCATAtgggtaaaaaaaaactattatataTTCGTTATATTACACTGTATATGTGCTTTTTTAGGAAACTTCTACACATGGAggctttaatattattttatgatttcaaCTATGATGATTTACTTTTgaaacatattattttaattttaaaataaaatattttaataaatataataaacatGTGCATGTATATACGACATGTgtatacaaattaaataaatgagatatgtaacaattttgaaatatattCGTAAAAAGTTTTGTGATTTTACCGATTGGGTTGAGTTTTAGAtacattttttttagtttatacaatatattgaataaaaacaatttttataatttagttagcTCCATTAATTACAATAATTTAACTACTTAAGTTATGTTAAAAGCTCAAATTTCTATAGGATCTATCCTAATCAATTAGAACATCCCTTAAAAGTTTGAGAATATATACACCTACTTCTTAATAAcctttcttatttttattctttcacCTAATTAtattacataataatttatttcacctttcaatttttttataaaaaattattttaatattctattcGTTTCTTCGCCTTTTTAAATTATTGAACttatattatttgtcaaatcatctcgaaaataaaagaaaaaaattaatggttGCTAACGTGACAATCTACGTGTGTGCCAcgttaacaattaattaaattttaaaatattataaaatattaaaataatattttattattttttaattttaaaaaattaattaatttaaaggttaaaaaagaaaatattaaatgaaaaatcTTTTTTTAGTTGAAAGATGAAATAAACCATTATTTCTTCTTCAAAACTATTTAACTATATTTCTTTTTTgtgtttggaaaattttaagttcttaaaatttgaataacgcttatttgttttatataaattaattgagtTAAATCCAAATTTAAATAGAATACatttataaaacattataatatcGAATTATTAGAAAAAACAAATTCAACCCACATTTCTAGAAAATagcttaaaatttatattttattaatttatttttagtataataatttatttgacattctaattttatagaaaaaattattttaactttttatttaattttttttatctttttaacccttaaatttgtgtttttttgtcaaatcactcaaGATAgatgaaaaatttaatttttgtcaattttgcTGATGTAGCATACACTTGAATTACCATGTGataacattttaacatttaattaatttttaaaaattttaaaaaataaaaaattacttttaaaaattaaaaatcattaaaattaaaattattaaaaatataaaattataatttttaaaaatttttaaaaattaattaaatgctaacaTCTCATCTACGTGACAATTCACATGTATGCTGCGTTAGAAAAGTTAGTTCATTTAGAGGTAATTTGATAAGAAATATATGTTTAAGGgttcaaatagataaaaaattaaatataaggctaaaataaattttttataaagttggaaggttaaaaaagttattatacctttattttttttaaaatacgatttatttattatatatatgtatgtatattttcaCTGCTAATAAAAGCTTTGTAAGGACAAAGAACACTTCTTTACCTCGTTCACCCTCTCTCCTTTATATATACCAACACACACTATACAAACAAATACTCTCTGGATTTCTTCTCTTTTCTCCACTCCATGTGAAACAAAACAAAGCCTAATATCTCTTCGACCCAGGTATCATCTTCCACTCTTCAATCTCTTTTTATATATACAGTTCTTGAGATTTTAGTGTCAAAACTCAAAGACCAAGTGCTGCttctttttgtttagttttcCTGTTTATGTTGGTGTTATTTTTCGATGGATATAAACGTTTTGATTGGAAATAGCTACGAATCAATGCAAAACATAACTACCCATTTCCTTAGCTTCCTTCTTTCACATTTAATTTTAACGTTTCAGAACTTTTCTTCTTCCCTGGGGAAGGTTAAGTTTATCATTTTAAATCTCCCTTCTTTTTTCTCGTTTACTCTCTCTTTTTGGTTCTTAAATTTCGTTTCTTTTTTCCTTTGTTCTTGTTATTTGTTCCTTTAACCACCTTTTTTGTCAACAAGTTAATGTTTTTAGATATAGGATCATATCAGAATTTTACTTATGATTGTTGGGTTCTTGTATTTACCTTGGATGTTATCGTTTTTTTTTTACTGTGATCTTTTATGTTAGTTcagattttctttttcactatGTAAATGTTTTCTTTGGTATGACTTGTTGTTTTAGTTGCTTTCCTGTTTCTGAATCAGCTTTGAATGGtgatttttttgtataaaaaGAAGATCTGGGGTTGTTGATCCTGTTATTAGCTGTTGTTCTTTGATGTTATCAACAGTTTTTATGTGTTTCTCTAATGTGAGATTCTTCAGGTTTTTGTTTGTGTTTCCCTATATCTGCATTTGTTTTGGTGATTGATTAATGCATGTTCATGTTGCAATATAGGAATGGAGGAAAAGAATGGGATTTCTCTTTCTATAGTGTATAATAAATGGTATTTGGATTGGCTGTTTCTCTTTGAGCATGATCTTTGCTGTACTATGTTGAGCATTTCCCCCAAGATAAAATCTTTAAGCTGCTTGAATCCCTAATGATTTCGTTTTTCTTTGTTGTTGGCAGAGTGCAAAATGATTCATCAGCTATGAATCCCTTTGTTTGAACTGTTTCTCAAATAATGTCTATTGGATGACTATCCTTTAATGCTTTgattaaattcactaatttagCTTTCTTTGACAGGCATTCGTTCATTTTGCAACCTGAATACTGGTCTGTGTTGCCATTTTCTGTGTCTCACAGTTTAAATTTCTCACTGGCTTGTAATCTGTAATGAGTGTACTTGAGCACATAATATGTTCGTGGAATATTTTCCCATGTCATATTTTTAGCTGTTTTCTATCAAGTATGTTTCACCCTTATTTTCTAACTAGTATTCTTTTCGCAGATGGAAACTGTTAAGTTGGACCCTAGCTGCAACCTCCCTGAAGAAACATCTCCCAAGCTGTTGCTTCCCCCTGATTCTCCTGATATAATTGATATTTTTGGGGATCCACAATTAAGTCCAAGAGTTGGAAACAAATACCAGGTGGAAATTCCTCCCATGATAACAGGAACGGAGCATCTTTGGCTTTTGATGGACCCTGTTGACTCAGAAGGCATTCCCTATCTTGCCCATTCCTTTTTATTAGGCTTACCTCTCCCTGTCATGTGGACACATGAAGATATCGGTTTCGAGGATGAAGACAAAGGTGGTTTAAGTAAGCCTTATCATGGAACTAAGGTGGATGAGCCTGTTAAATCTCGGAAGTGCCGAGAGGGCCAGAATTCCAAGAGGAAGGAAAATTTTGAACCAAGTGCTGAAGAGTCCGGTGCTAGGTTGGACAATGAAAAAGAACCAAATTTGGACAACCTTGAATGTGGAATGACAAGTAAAACTAACAAGCTTCGACTGTTAGAAGGTAAAAGCTCTTGTCTAGTTCCTGGTGCAGCAGGTGATTCCTGGAGCAATGCAGACATGGATGGTTTTCTTCttggtttatatatatttggGAAGGATTTTGCTCAAATAAAACGGTTCATCGAGAACAAGGGCATGGGGGATATATTGTCATTTTACTATGGGGCATTTTATAGGTCTGACGGATATCGCAGATGGTCAGATGGCCAAAAGAGAAGTCGTCGAAAAAATGTATATGGACGGAAAATCTTTACTGGTTGGAGACAACAGGAATTACTATCTCGTTTGCTTACCCATGTCCCAGATGAATCACAAAGTAATTTGCTTGAGGTAAACCTGATTTATCGCTTGGAGGAGAAGCTCACAAGTGAATTACAAAACAATCTTCTATTTATATGTGGCACTTAACGTGTTTTGCTGTTTATTTATGTGGGACATTGTTTTTTCTATGTTAGCTTTTTGATATGTTTTACTAGGAATATAAGCTTCACTAACTCATCGTCTATTGGCAGGTAtctaagtcatttttggaaggtaaaaCTTCGCTTGAAAATTATATCTGCCACTTGAAGACTAGTGTTGGCATATCTGCACTTGTAGAAGCTGTAGGTATCGGTAAAGGGAAGGCAGATCTTACAGGCCTGGCCATGGAACCTCCAAGGACAACTCAAGTTTCTGCTGAAATACCATCTGGGAAGGCTTGCTCATCTCTTACATCTGGAGACATCATCAGATATTTAACTGGAGGCTTTCGACTGAGCAAAGCTCGATGCAATGACATCTTTTGGGAAGCTGTTTGGCCACGTTTGCTTGCACGAGGGTGGCACTCTGAGCAACCCAAGAATCAATGCTCTGTTGGTTCCAAACATTATCTAGTTTTCCTTATGCCTGGAGTGAAGAAGTTCTCGAGAAGAAAACTTGTTAAAGGGAATCACTACTTTGATTCTGTTAGTGATGTTTTGAGCAAAGTTGCATCTGAACCAACACTTATCGAGCTTGATTCTGAAGGAAATTGTATGAGCAGATGCAATGAAGAAAATGTGTGCATTCCAGGGGAGTTATCGGATCAAGATGATCCTGCCTATCATAAGCCTCATTATCTCAAGCCTCGAGTCTCTATGTACAGTTCAAAGCATATGAAGTTCACAGTTGTTGATTCCAGTTTGGTCCATGGAGGGAAAGCATCCAAGATGAGAGAATTGAGATATTCACCAATTGATTTGATGTTTACTTCAAAACTGATTCACAAGGATACTCGAGACTCACGGCAGGTAAATGCTAATCATATGCTCTCAAAAGGTGACAAGTGTGGTACTAATGCTCACCATTGTGAGGGCATAATCACTAGCTCTACTGCACACCACATTAAATTTACCATTGTGGATACCAGTTTGCTCCATGGAGGGAAATCATCTGGGGTGAGAGAACTCAGATATTTACCGGTTCAGTTTGaaatttcttctaaaattaataatttttcgggaggaaatgaagaaaaatcaagTGATGGTTCTTCGGATGAGGTTGAGCGAAAAAATGCTGACAAACTATCAAATCATGGTCCAATTGCTGCTGATAA carries:
- the LOC107893648 gene encoding uncharacterized protein isoform X2; translation: METVKLDPSCNLPEETSPKLLLPPDSPDIIDIFGDPQLSPRVGNKYQVEIPPMITGTEHLWLLMDPVDSEGIPYLAHSFLLGLPLPVMWTHEDIGFEDEDKGGLSKPYHGTKVDEPVKSRKCREGQNSKRKENFEPSAEESGARLDNEKEPNLDNLECGMTSKTNKLRLLEGKSSCLVPGAAGDSWSNADMDGFLLGLYIFGKDFAQIKRFIENKGMGDILSFYYGAFYRSDGYRRWSDGQKRSRRKNVYGRKIFTGWRQQELLSRLLTHVPDESQSNLLEVSKSFLEGKTSLENYICHLKTSVGISALVEAVGIGKGKADLTGLAMEPPRTTQVSAEIPSGKACSSLTSGDIIRYLTGGFRLSKARCNDIFWEAVWPRLLARGWHSEQPKNQCSVGSKHYLVFLMPGVKKFSRRKLVKGNHYFDSVSDVLSKVASEPTLIELDSEGNCMSRCNEENVCIPGELSDQDDPAYHKPHYLKPRVSMYSSKHMKFTVVDSSLVHGGKASKMRELRYSPIDLMFTSKLIHKDTRDSRQVNANHMLSKGDKCGTNAHHCEGIITSSTAHHIKFTIVDTSLLHGGKSSGVRELRYLPVQFEISSKINNFSGGNEEKSSDGSSDEVERKNADKLSNHGPIAADKKPNSKPVAAANVMKGEGKYGNDISNQNLKNSCHADQSLLIHQDKKTDTSEDARSKRIIKHHFSRRAKSVPSISLVPSEKRRKLTSCTNKEASCLTENLAAISINLASPMKRQRLAAYVKMEGTDLAENICSNPVNLVSPIKRQRLNACTKTEERNPTEKFSAGISEQTGVCRALDSQDEGSNNVLHVSHFQEKVPFLSSSAKGNPEFTATSQESNEKLPYLSSIGSNQPPFPPDARNEEQQVVNPRRQSKRSRPLTTRVLESLESGFFNVKKMPKVRDVQAQAIQFSSPSRKARSRVKPTSKHVNLTVTTADAKEGKDRDGAFICSKDVMTQPPQVAR
- the LOC107893648 gene encoding uncharacterized protein isoform X1, with amino-acid sequence METVKLDPSCNLPEETSPKLLLPPDSPDIIDIFGDPQLSPRVGNKYQVEIPPMITGTEHLWLLMDPVDSEGIPYLAHSFLLGLPLPVMWTHEDIGFEDEDKGGLSKPYHGTKVDEPVKSRKCREGQNSKRKENFEPSAEESGARLDNEKEPNLDNLECGMTSKTNKLRLLEGKSSCLVPGAAGDSWSNADMDGFLLGLYIFGKDFAQIKRFIENKGMGDILSFYYGAFYRSDGYRRWSDGQKRSRRKNVYGRKIFTGWRQQELLSRLLTHVPDESQSNLLEVSKSFLEGKTSLENYICHLKTSVGISALVEAVGIGKGKADLTGLAMEPPRTTQVSAEIPSGKACSSLTSGDIIRYLTGGFRLSKARCNDIFWEAVWPRLLARGWHSEQPKNQCSVGSKHYLVFLMPGVKKFSRRKLVKGNHYFDSVSDVLSKVASEPTLIELDSEGNCMSRCNEENVCIPGELSDQDDPAYHKPHYLKPRVSMYSSKHMKFTVVDSSLVHGGKASKMRELRYSPIDLMFTSKLIHKDTRDSRQVNANHMLSKGDKCGTNAHHCEGIITSSTAHHIKFTIVDTSLLHGGKSSGVRELRYLPVQFEISSKINNFSGGNEEKSSDGSSDEVERKNADKLSNHGPIAADKKPNSKPVAAANVMKGEGKYGNDISNQNLKNSCHADQSLLIHQDKKTDTSEDARSKRIIKHHFSRRAKSVPSISLVPSEKRRKLTSCTNKEASCLTENLAAISINLASPMKRQRLAAYVKMEGTDLAENICSNPVNLVSPIKRQRLNACTKTEERNPTEKFSAGISEQTGVCRALDSQDEGSNNVLHVSHFQEKVPFLSSSAKGNPEFTATSQESNEKLPYLSSIGSNQPPFPPDARNGEPGTLEADGGQIIIVNNYADLLKTTPNVCAEEQQVVNPRRQSKRSRPLTTRVLESLESGFFNVKKMPKVRDVQAQAIQFSSPSRKARSRVKPTSKHVNLTVTTADAKEGKDRDGAFICSKDVMTQPPQVAR